A region of Takifugu flavidus isolate HTHZ2018 chromosome 2, ASM371156v2, whole genome shotgun sequence DNA encodes the following proteins:
- the LOC130519336 gene encoding NLR family CARD domain-containing protein 3-like isoform X4, with protein sequence MSECVMEEEERAESTVSSCVSMKSDMSKDRPLNFGIGPQGSPLNYQKRSASIGDSSCPEGENKRRTELQTADLNNSVSQGGELQEVIEGHKISLKRRCEHVTEGTHEAGSGTLLNKSYTQLYITEGQSEEVDTQHEVRQLERTSKKNIEDTPIKCQDIFKVLSEQQGHIRVVLTNGVAGVGKTFSVQKFSLDWAEGLENQDISLVLPLSWRELNLIRDEQHSLLSLLHVFHPTLQKIRAEDLTVWKLLFIFDGLDESRFSLGFNNHQLISDVTQVSSVGVLLVNLIQGNLLPSALIWITSRPAAAYQIPPSCVDRITEVRGFTDSQKEEYFRRRFSDEDLSKRIISHIKASRSLHIMCLIPVFCWITAIVLEDMMTRDQRGELPKTLTDLYSHFLMVQMKRKKQKYGGKQRPGKLTKADKKLLLKLGRLAFEHLEKGNIMFYSEDLKRCGLDVSEVSVYSGVCTEIFKRESVIFQKSVYCFVHLSIQEFLAAVYMFHRYTIKNKGIMKSFLKYLKPNPFSWFAGLFTNNDPATSLDDFLMRALMKSLKSENGHLDLFVRFLHGLSLESNQRILGGLLDQRNSHPETIQKVLNNLKEVNSDEISPDRSINIFHCLMEMKDQSVHQEIQEFLKSGEKSKRRLSEIHCSALAYLLQMSEEVLDELNLQQYNTSVEGRRRLIPAVRNCRKAVLSGSFLSKSHWEVVASAMTSNPSHLRELSLSKNQTLTDADVKLLSSAMMHPNCRLETLRLRCCSLSEISCGSLASALRSNPSHLRELDLSQNQLKDPGVKLLCGFLQDPLCKLETLSLSGCSLSETSCDSVASALKSNLSHLRVLDLSLNTLQDSGVKRLCSGLESPNCKLERLRLNYCSLSEISCGSLASALRSNPSHLRKLDLRQNQLKDSGVKLLCGFLHFPNFRLETLRLRSCWLSEISCDSLASALRSNPSHLRELDLSENQLKDSGVKLLSDLVENPHYGLETLRHGWWEPVNSRSSAASLTDHW encoded by the exons atgagcgaatgtgtgatggaagaggaagagagagcagagtccacagtgtccagctgtgtgtccatgaagagcgacatgtCCAAAGACcgccctttaaacttcggtattggacctcaaggctcacctttaaa ctatcagaaacggtctgcttccattggagattcctcctgtcccgagggtgaaaacaaacggagaactgaactgcagaccgccgacctgaacaacagcgtctcac agggtggtgaactgcaggaggtgatagaaggtcataagatcagtctgaagagaagatgtgaacatgtgactgaaggaactcatgaagcaggaagtggaaccctgctgaacaagagcTACACtcagctctacatcactgagggacaaagtgaggaggtggacacacaacatgaggtgagacagcttgagagaacctccaagaagaacatcgaggacactccaatcaagtgccaggacatcttcaaagtcttatctgagcaacagggtcacatcagagtggttctgaccaacggtgtcgccggcgttggaaaaaccttctcagtgcagaagttcagtctggactgggcagaaggtttggagaaccaagacatcagtctggtgcttccgctctcatggagggagctgaacttgatcagagatgagcagcacagtcttctctcactgcttcatgttttccatccaacattacagaagatcagagcagaagatctgactgtctggaaacttctgttcatctttgatggcctggatgaaagcagattttcactgggtttcaacaaccatcagctcatctctgatgtcacacaagtatcatccgttggcgtgctcctggtgaacctcatccaggggaacctgcttccctcagctctcatctggatcacctccagacctgcagcagcctatcagattcctccctcgtgtgttgacaggatcacagaagtacgaggcttcactgactcccagaaggaggagtacttcaggaggaggttcagtgatgaagatctgtccaagagaatcatctcacacatcaaggcctccaggagcctccacatcatgtgtctgatcccagttttctgctggatcactgctatagttctggaggacatgatgaccagagaccagagaggagagctgcccaaaaccctgactgacctctactcacacttcctgatggttcagatgaagaggaagaagcagaagtatggaggaaagcagagaccagggaaactgactaaggctgataaaaaactccttctgaagttgggtcggctggcgtttgaacatctggagaaaggaaacatcatgttctactcagaagacctgaagcgatgtggactggacgtctccgaggtgtcggtgtactcaggagtttgtacagagatcttcaagagagagagtgtgatcttccagaaatcagtctactgctttgttcatctgagcattcaggagtttctggctgccgtctacatgttccaccgttacaccatcAAGAATAAAGGGATTATGAAGtctttcctaaaatatttgaaaccaaaccctttttcctggtttgctgggttgttcacaaataacgatccagccacatctcttgatgacttcctcatgagagcactcatgaaatctctcaaaagtgaaaatggccacctggacttgtttgttcgcttccttcatggtctctctctggagtccaatcagaggatcttgggtggactgttggatcagaggaacagccacccagaaaccatccagaaggtcctcaacaacctgaaggaggtgaacagtgatgaaatctccccagacagaagcatcaacatcttccactgtctgatggagatgaaggatcagtcagtccatcaggagatccaagagttcctgaagtcaggggagaaatcaaagaggagactgtcagagatccactgttcagctctggcctacctgctgcagatgtcagaggaggttctggatgagctgaacctgcagcagtacaacacctcagtggagggacgacgtcgcctgattccagctgtgaggaactgcaggaaggccgt actgtctggtagttttctttcaaagagtcattgggaagttgtggcctcagcaatgacgtcaaacccttctcatctacgggagctgagcttaagcaagaaccaaaccctgacagatgccgacgtgaagttactgtcttctgcaatgatgcatccaaactgcagactggagacgctcag gctgaggtgctgcagtttatcagagatcagctgtggctctctggcctcggcgctgaggtccaatccctcccatctgagagaactggacctgagtcagaaccagctgaaggatccaggagtgaagctgctctgtggttttctgcaggatcctctctgtaagctggagactctcag cctaagtggctgcagtttatcagagaccagctgtgattctgtggcctcagctctgaagtccaacctctcccatctgagggttctggacctgagcctcaacacgttgcaggattcaggagtgaagcggctctgttctggactggagagtccaaactgtaaactggagaggctcag attaaactactgcagtttatcagagatcagctgtggctctctggcctcggcgctgaggtccaatccctcccatctcagaaaactggacctgagacagaaccagctgaaggattcaggggtgaagctgctctgtggttttctccactttccaaacttccgactggaaactctgag attaaggagctgctggttatcagagatcagctgtgactctctggcctcggcgctgaggtccaatccctcccatctcagagaactggacctgagtgagaaccagctgaaggattcaggggtgaagctgctgtctgatctcgtagagaatccacactatgggctggagacattgagacatggctggtgggagccagtcaactcccgctcatctgctgcatcactcactgaccactggtga